In one Trichosurus vulpecula isolate mTriVul1 chromosome 8, mTriVul1.pri, whole genome shotgun sequence genomic region, the following are encoded:
- the LOC118829724 gene encoding olfactory receptor 11G2-like has translation MSTVYRQVTVSNTYNSSSSVTGFILLGFTYAGETQKLLFMLLLTIYILTLLGNGSIICAVCWDERIHTPMYILLANFSFLEICYVTTTVPNMLANFFSETKVISFSGCFLQFYLFFSLGSVECLFLAIMAFDRYLAICRPLHYHIIMTRHLRTRLVVNCWIIGFLWFPVPIIIISQLSFCDPKIIDHILCDSSPILVLTCTPAPMMEFTCSFLTTIILVVPFLFIIGTYTLVLKAVLKIPSRRGKRKAFSTCGSHIVVVSLFYGPAMVMYVRPRPGHEGQTQKVVTLFYSMVTPFLNPVIYSLRNKEMKDALRKVLKC, from the coding sequence TTTACAGGCAAGTGACTGTCTCCAACACCTACAACAGCTCCAGTAGCGTCACTGGTTTCATCCTCCTAGGATTCACTTACGCTGGAGAGACTCAGAAACTTCTCTTCATGCTACTCTTGACAATTTACATTCTCACCCTCTTGGGGAATGGATCTATCATTTGTGCTGTGTGCTGGGATGAGCGAATTCATACCCCCATGTACATACTACTGGCCAACTTCTCCTTCCTGGAGATCTGCTATGTCACTACTACCGTCCCCAATATGTTGGCCAACTTCTTCTCTGAGACAAAGGTCATCTCCTTCTCTGGATGTTTCCTCCAGttctatttattcttctctttagGTTCAGTAGAATGTTTATTTCTGGCCATCATGGCATTTGATCGGTATCTTGCCATCTGCCGGCCTCTACACTACCACATCATCATGACAAGACATCTCCGAACCAGACTAGTTGTCAACTGCTGGATAATTGGCTTCCTCTGGTTCCCTgttcccatcatcatcatctcccagTTGTCTTTTTGTGACCCCAAGATCATTGACCACATTCTATGTGACTCATCCCCAATTCTAGTACTCACCTGCACGCCAGCACCTATGATGGAATTTACCTGTTCCTTCTTGACTACTATAATTCTGGTTGTCCCCTTCTTGTTTATCATAGGGACCTATACTCTCGTCCTGAAAGCTGTGCTGAAAATACCttcaagaagagggaaaagaaaggccTTCTCTACCTGTGGTTCCCATATCGTTGTAGTGTCCCTCTTCTATGGACCTGCAATGGTGATGTACGTGAGGCCAAGACCTGGGCATGAAGGACAGACCCAGAAGGTTGTGACCCTGTTTTATTCCATGGTGACCCCATTCTTGAACCCTGTCATCTATAGTCTTAGGAATAAGGAGATGAAGGATGCCCTGAGGAAAGTGCTAAAGTGCTAG